One part of the Lytechinus pictus isolate F3 Inbred chromosome 3, Lp3.0, whole genome shotgun sequence genome encodes these proteins:
- the LOC129255414 gene encoding cyclin-T-like, producing the protein MSLFDQAWMKDVLGGPACYAAVGGHMAYAQQAQELVINESIILQTLGFEVGVVHPHTHVVKCTQMIRASKDLSQSSYFLATNSLHLTTFCLKYKPTVVACVCIHLACKWTQWTIPKSNDGKGWWEYVDPSVTEAHLDDLTREFLNIIDRCPARLKKRIMGYNKSANSAKDVKRPRSEGQSSSENSQQAGSSTQVDSKASTSSSVYDFSFDSKPASGFDQYSDSEDSKCEEPSSQKTEPTVQKSEKKVKVSIEEYKKSKDRERKEKDILAKQQQRSSAGDKPDTGGVGSSRALPKDFIKQGPKLLPSNIENIISSKERIPYGLEKLSSGKESVHLPHEKSHTGHDRIPSNHEKRPSQDKHLSGSKRTLPSHDKMHSGHTKGPSGPDRLSTERNSGIEKPFSSHGRDPVRPLVHDQTSSSLGIRPQDKVAASSLGSAKHSGSAKQKDHRRSELHIPASAGSSKEAPSLPTERTLSVKVKDVLGKEHGQRSYAQAVKSAKHQKEHTSRPEHPTLHPEKAVKERKPEAPKESLHIMREEPEQEHATQGTLDLLNQISAEIMKDIEKETTNPTDPVVSHPVPILQSVKKESRIPEDLKDRLQVPPVPTSVKPVEKSHGESESDDIIADVVSPLGAILEERNDRHESKEERREERERKREDRERRREGHRSKKDEKRHKSHKHRHRSPGSSHKHSLENDNGEGSGDMAPSKKQRLDQAGSTHTVLTTSKGIKLKIKGLGNSFNNGSEHGKDTEKANENCDSPGSVSLKLNLSKLTSSPRETGKERDSNHHHHHHHRSHHKHKSRHSRSKDGHRKHSVSPGPSSASDASPAISPSKKKTVEMYETATNLQNQSLLDLPMPPSISKTSSRHASPVTKHGKRKRESNPPLPNEDVPPPPPPPPQSKYRLPASSSLQSMQFSTIDASALYDIQPPLPSGRPREQRPPPPPPVTTSQRRPHLPH; encoded by the exons GCATATGCTCAGCAAGCTCAGGAGTTGGTTATCAATGAGAGCATCATACTGCAAACTCTTG GTTTTGAAGTGGGTGTTGTACATCCACATACACATGTTGTCAAATGCACTCAGATGATAAGAG CCAGCAAGGACCTGTCCCAGAGCTCCTATTTCTTAGCGACCAACAG CCTTCACCTGACCACATTCTGCCTGAAGTACAAGCCAACTGTTGTAGCCTGTGTTTGCATTCACCTAGCCTGTAAATGGACTCAGTGGACG attCCCAAGTCCAATGATGGGAAAGGCTGGTGGGAGTATGTTGACCCATCTGTTACAGAGGCCCACCTTGATG ACTTGACAAGAGAGTTTCTGAACATCATTGACCGCTGTCCTGCTCGCCTAAAGAAGAGAATAATGGGATACAACAAG aGCGCCAACTCTGCTAAAGATGTTAAACGACCAAGATCTGAAGGCCAATCTAGTAGTGAGAATTCACAGCAAGCTGGGAGTTCCACCCAAGTTGACAGCAAGGCATCCACCAGCTCATCAGTTTATGATTTCTCATTTGATTCAAAGCCAGCTAGCGGATTTGACCAGTATTCAGACAGTGAAGATTCAAAATGTGAAGAACCTTCCTCTCAAAAGACTGAACCCACTGTTCAAAAGAGTGAAAAGAAAGTAAAAGTATCCATTGAAGAGTACAAGAAGAGCAAAGATAGAGAACGTAAAGAAAAAGATATACTTGCAAAGCAGCAACAACGTTCTAGTGCAGGGGATAAGCCTGATACAGGTGGAGTGGGAAGTAGTAGGGCATTACCTAAAGATTTCATCAAACAGGGGCCAAAGCTTTTGCCTAGTAACATCGAAAACATAATCAGTTCAAAAGAAAGAATACCTTATGGGCTAGAAAAGTTATCCTCAGGAAAAGAGTCTGTTCACCTTCCACATGAAAAATCTCACACAGGTCATGACAGAATACCCTCTAATCATGAAAAACGTCCATCCCAGGATAAACATCTATCAGGGTCCAAGAGAACTTTACCGTCTCATGATAAAATGCATTCAGGGCATACAAAGGGACCATCTGGGCCTGACAGGTTATCTACAGAAAGAAATTCTGGAATTGAAAAGCCTTTTTCAAGTCATGGGAGAGATCCTGTTCGACCACTTGTTCATGACCAGACTTCTTCAAGCCTTGGGATAAGACCACAGGATAAAGTTGCTGCCTCATCTCTTGGTTCAGCGAAGCATTCCGGAAGTGCAAAGCAGAAGGATCATAGGAGATCAGAGCTTCACATACCTGCATCTGCAGGAAGTAGTAAAGAAGCACCGAGTTTACCAACTGAAAGGACGTTATCAGTCAAGGTAAAAGATGTCTTAGGAAAAGAGCACGGGCAAAGAAGCTATGCTCAGGCTGTCAAATCGGCAAAGCATCAAAAGGAGCACACGAGTAGACCTGAACATCCCACTTTGCATCCAGAAAAAGCTGTCAAAGAAAGAAAACCAGAAGCTCCAAAAGAATCTCTGCATATTATGAGAGAAGAACCAGAACAAGAGCATGCCACTCAGGGAACTCTTGATCTTCTTAATCAGATAAGTGCAGAAATCATGAAAGACATTGAAAAAGAAACCACAAATCCTACAGATCCTGTTGTTTCTCATCCTGTGCCTATTCTCCAAAGTGTAAAGAAGGAATCAAGGATTCCAGAAGATTTGAAAGATAGATTACAGGTACCACCTGTACCAACTTCTGTCAAACCTGTTGAAAAGTCACATGGGGAATCTGAGAGTGATGATATCATTGCTGATGTGGTTTCTCCTTTAGGCGCCATTCTTGAAGAAAGAAATGATCGGCATGAAAGcaaagaggaaagaagagaagaaagggaaagaaaaagagaagatagGGAAAGACGAAGAGAAGGACATCGGTcaaagaaagatgaaaaaagGCATAAATCCCACAAGCACCGTCATCGTTCTCCAGGTTCTTCTCATAAACATAGTTTGGAAAATGATAACGGTGAAGGCAGTGGGGACATGGCCCCTTCCAAAAAGCAAAGGCTTGATCAAGCCGGTTCTACACACACCGTCCTGACTACATCAAAGGGAATTAAATTAAAGATTAAAGGTTTAGGCAACTCTTTTAACAATGGTAGTGAACATGGAAAAGATACTGAGAAAGCAAATGAAAACTGTGATTCTCCAGGCAGTGTTTCACTGAAATTGAACTTGAGCAAATTGACTTCTTCTCCTCGAGAAACGGGTAAGGAGAGGGATagcaatcatcaccatcatcaccaccacagaTCTCACCATAAACACAAATCCAGGCATTCCCGAAGCAAAGATGGACACCGTAAGCACTCTGTTAGCCCTGGACCATCTAGTGCTTCAGATGCTTCACCTGCCATCTCCCCATCCAAGAAGAAAACTGTGGAGATGTATGAGACAGCAACAAACCTACAAAATCAATCTTTACTTGACCTACCTATGCCACCAAGTATCTCAAAAACTTCATCTCGTCATGCCTCGCCAGTCACCAAGCATGGCAAACGGAAAAGAGAATCCAATCCTCCCCTACCTAATGAAGATGTCCCTCctccgccaccaccaccaccccaaTCCAAATACAGGTTACCTGCCAGTTCTAGTTTGCAATCTATGCAGTTTTCCACCATTGATGCTTCTGCTTTGTATGATATTCAACCTCCTTTACCAAGTGGAAGACCCAGAGAGCAAAGACCCCCACCACCTCCTCCAGTTACTACTTCCCAAAGAAGACCCCATCTTCCACATTAA